The Paeniglutamicibacter cryotolerans genome window below encodes:
- a CDS encoding DUF6308 family protein gives MYQVDSALQELGNLLRRDEEGNLWNMGATTVSKVTARKRPALVPIQDSAVMREFGATDATYWDQWWQAMHLHILDRPVVGGFASQLRGSVPEAARLSLLRTHWISLPGCTARTVQNLRKGRPCAAVGSLRPANSFPQG, from the coding sequence ATGTACCAAGTCGACTCCGCGCTGCAGGAGCTCGGGAACCTGCTTCGCCGCGACGAAGAGGGGAACCTGTGGAACATGGGAGCAACGACCGTCAGCAAGGTCACGGCTCGCAAACGCCCGGCCCTGGTGCCGATCCAGGACAGCGCGGTCATGCGCGAATTCGGCGCGACAGACGCCACCTACTGGGACCAATGGTGGCAGGCCATGCACCTGCACATCCTTGACCGCCCCGTCGTTGGCGGATTCGCCAGCCAATTGCGCGGAAGCGTGCCCGAAGCCGCCCGCCTCAGTCTCCTGCGCACACACTGGATATCGTTACCTGGATGCACGGCACGTACGGTGCAAAACCTACGTAAGGGACGCCCATGCGCAGCCGTCGGATCTCTTAGACCGGCGAACAGTTTTCCACAAGGTTGA